The stretch of DNA ttctctatgtgtggTCCAGAGAAGCATAGTGCACAGGGACGTCAAGCCAGAGAACATCATGTTCACCTTTGATGGCCACAGCAGGCTGGTGAACTTCCAGTCTGCTTTCTACCTCACGGACCCGTCAGGCAAGAAAAGCCAGGCACTGGGCGGCACTATCTCCTTCTGGGCTCCCGAGCTGTTTCACACGCCTCCCGTGCAAAGACTGGTTTATCTAAGcaacaacccttcccccccaccggACAACGATGAAGAGAACAATGACAACGATGAGGACGAAGACGAGCCTGCCTGGTATGATCAGGTAAGGTCCGCGTGAAGGCACCCCACCCCTTTTGAAATGTTCCATACCCCTCCCTTGTACGATAAGGTATGTCCACGTGAAGGCACTACTCCTTCTCTACCATCCCAACCCTTTCTGGGCTGTTCCATACTCCTCCCTTGTACAATAAGGTATGTCCATGTGAAGGCACTACTCCTTCTCCACCATCCCACCCTTTCTGGGCTGTCCCATACTCGTCCGTTGTACGATAAGATAGGTCCACGTGAAGGCACTACTCCTTCtctaccatccccaccccttctggGCTGTTCCATACTCGTCCCTTGTATGATAAGATAGGTCCACGTGAAGGAACTCTCCTATcttccatacccccccaccccccatccttgtAGGCTGTTCCATACTTCTCCCTTGTACAATAAGGTATGTCCATGTGAAGGCACTACTCCTTCTCCACCATCCCAGCCCTTTCTGGGCTGTCCCATACTCGTCCGTCGTACGATAAGATAGGTCCACGTGAAGGCACTACTCCTCCtctaccatccccaccccttctagGCTGTTCCATACTCGTCCCTTGTACGATGAGGTATATCCACGTGAAGGAACTCTCCTTCTaccttccacccccatccccctttccttGTAGGCTGTTCCATACTCCTCCCTTGTACGATAAGGTATATCCACGTGAAGgaactctccttccttccacccaccccttccttgtAGGCTGTTCCATACTCCTCCCTTGTACGATAAGGTAGGTCCACGTGAAGGAACTCCCCCTctaccttccccacccctttccttgtAGGCTTTTCCATACTCCTCCCTTGTACGATAAGGTAGATCCACgtgaatgccccccaccccctcctttgtAGGCTGTTTCATACTACTACCTTGTACGATAAGGTAGATCCAcgtgaatgcccccccccccccactccctcctttgTAGGCTGTTCCATACTCCTCCCTTGTGCGATAAGGTAGATCCACGTaaatgcaccccccaccccctcctttgtAGGCTGTTCCATACTCCTCCCTTGTGCGATAAGGTAGATCCACGTGaatgccccccaacccctccttcgtAGGCTGTTCCATACTACTCCCTTGTGCGATAAGGTAGATCCACGTGaatgccccccaacccctccttcgtAAGCTGTTCCATACTACTCCCTTGTACGATAAGGTAGATACACGtgaatgcccaccccccccccactccctcctttgTAGGCTGTTCCATACTACTCCCTTGTGCGATAAGGTAGATCCACGtaaatgcacccccaccccctcctttgtAGGCTGTTCCATACTCCTCCCTTGTGCGATAAGGTAGATCCACgtgaatgccccccacccccaccccctccttcgtAGGCTGTTCGATACTCCTCCCTTGTGCGATAAGGTAGGTCCACGtgaatgccccccccaccccctcctttgtAGGCTGTTCCATACTCCTCCCTTTTGCGATAAGGTAGATCCACGTGAAGGCATTCCCTCTGGGCTGTTCTGTTCTCCTCCAATGAAGAAAGTATGTGCGTGAAGGCATTCTCTTGAACTTGGGCTTGAAAAATGCCTTTTAGAACTTATGATTTTGTAAGCACAATGTCTTaaacttcatctctctctttctctctctctctctctctctctgaaggacagattggaaaaaataggccatgcctaaaatcttaatcattgaataaaaaacgttaTGAGTTGTCagttcccccctatctctctgtctctgtctgtctcccctctctgcctgcctgtctgtctgtctctgtctctctctctctctctctctctctctctctctctttctctctctctctctctctctctttctgactttcaTGTTGTAGATAAGATTTATTCTGACATACATGTTACtttgttggaggtggtgggtttttttcatgattAGAAAATGTACCAATGTAATGTCATGTcttttgtaaaaaaagaaaagaaaaaaaagtgcttgtTATATCTACACTTTTATTAAAAGGGCAGGATAAAAACAATCCGTATGTACTTATTCCTTTTCCCCTCAATacaaaacagcaacatcatcatctagtacaacataaaaaaaacaacaaacaaacaaaaaaataaaaagaaacacgtttgttcgttcgttctctcctttctgtttctgGTTGTGTTCTCTACAGATATGCCGGATACAAACACAAATGTTTGGCATAGTGTTGAcctatgtgtaaaaaaaaacaactaaataatgGATGGTTCACTGCTTCCAGATGGTGGATTGGTGGGCCCTGGGGTTGACAATCCTCAACACGGTTATGCGAAAAAATGTGATGGAGCCACCTCGTTTGGACGATGATGCCCACTGCATGATGATTGTAGCACAGTAAGGACATTGTCAAAAGGATGAATAGATGACTAAtgacataaacagacaaatagataagGTGAACTTACGTGCGCTCgtgtatgtgcaggtgtgtgtgtgtgtgtgtgtgtgtggtgtgtgtgtgtgagagagagagagagagggaatcatTAGTTTTTTCTAaagttctgtatgtgtgtctgtttgcttctgtcttctttctcttcctccctctgtctgtctgtctttctgtgttaagcactttcgttttatttcttttccggCAGCGTAAATATCTGAAGAGATTTCGAAGCATATTATTTGCCTATTTTCATGAAGATTTGTTCCACAAGGTCATGTAGGATGACGATTTCCAAATTCGGTAAATTATGATAtacagtttatttcttttctttttctttttttttttcttttttcgtcttcTAAGTCGTAAGTCATGTCATGAATAGATTCAGATATACGTCTGACCCTTGAAAGGATTTGTTGGTTCCATACTTGTCTTTTCGTGGCGCTGTTAAATAATTTCACATTGTACCattaaggaagaaaaaagaaacagaaacctcACCAAAGTTATAAGTCAAATCTCGACAATCTGGAAAATTTCCTTCAAGTGTTCATTATGTATCAAGTGATAGTAATAAGTGTTTCCCACGACAGAAGAGGAAGTTTACTCAACCCTCAACAGCGGGGAAATATTATTTGGGTTATTGTTTTAGTTGGTGTGTAGATCTACTTGTAGGAGAGGAACGTCACTCAAACTTTGAcggcgaaaagaaaaagaaaaagacttttcTGTAGTGAAGCAGATGCTATTTTGTGGTAGAAGAGGAACATTTTGCAACCATTTTAAATGAAGCATGGATACTTTTTGTTTGCAGTGCGGTAGGTGTTACTTATTAGAATTAAGAGTAGAATGTTCTGCAGTCTACCAGagtggaaaaaaaggaagaaaaaaaaaagagtaaagagaACCATGTATGATACATAAGTAGTTGTAGACGTGTTCACGTTCTGTCAATGGAGTTGAATGTTTTGCAAtctaccaaagagagagagggagacggagagagagagaatacagatcCATGTATGAGACATTAATAGCTGCAGACGTGTGTTCTCATTatgtcttcatcttctttgtgCCAGAAACATCCGATGTTACAAAATGAACCAGAAGATAGATGATATGTTCACCGCATACTCGTGGTTCTCAcgtggactgaagctcttcgtcCTTGACCTGATGAAAATATCACCTGATGAACGGCTGGGTCGTCATGTTGATGGACTGTCCACGGCAAAGGAGCACCAGCTGTTCCGGAAGCGGTTGTTGCCGGTAGcgcaaatggacacacacacacacacacacgcacacacacacacacacacacacacacacacacacacacacacacacacacgaacacacgcgcgcgcaaacgcgcgctcgcacatgaacacacattaccctctctctgtctttccctctctctctctctctttgtcccactttcgcgcgcgcgcacacacacatacacacacacacacacacacacacacacatgattatgcacacattctttctcacattttcacatacatacatttacgtacacactttctctctctctctctctctcacacacacacacacacacacacacacacacacacacacacacacacacgcgcgcgcgcgcgcgcgcgcgcgccatgaaAAGGAAACTGAGAGtgtgagattgagacagacagacagacagagacagagggacagaaagaaaaagagcacgAGAAAGACATACGGAGACTGTGATAGTGagtgacacactgtgacagtggcagtggcagtgacacAGAAATGATTGTGATGGTCTGATAATGGATTCCAACCAcagctgctgctacgactactactgcttcaACTACCacatctaccactactactacttctgcaacTGGTAGTTCCATCTAACTGAAATTGCTCGCCATTGGGTATACATTGAGTTCAATTAAACTATAtacaaacaagaggcaaagccttcaagattcacttgggCTTCGTGCTTTAtacagtaaaggaatcatgaggagtgaaaaaaaaaatgctcagaGATTTAAAAATCGtcaaaaagtgttctgtattaaatatgatatatgaaataagcttgggagaaaaaaaaaggcatgcgtgcggaatcgaaccatgcatgttcagttccgaagcaagcagactaatccctactgctgcggcgcatctgacgtcagcccacgttgttgttgtttttcttattgcgATAAATATACGTGATTGTACTGAACGTAATAACACTGTTTTAatcatgatttttgtgtgttttatcaaaatctcgattattcttttatttcggcggtagtagagacgttgccatcgcttcaagtaCTTCGCAACACATGCATGGTACATCTCTAGATCAGTaagaaccagtctacaacaggctgaaagaaacaatcgattcaatttttccATTTCATcaagtgtccactttagaatgtcTATATGCAGTAAAtagtcgatggtgtagttaataTCACTGCATGTGTTCCGtccagattttttcttctttccttttaattgtgaacaagaaaaaacgaggtcatgtcgtcttacCAAACACTTCTggcaactcagtgggaagcggtttttagaattttcggatttcagaaCCGTTAATGATCCGAAAATACAGATTAATTCGGaaaacttacaacctattatcGGTACGaccgtgaagatttttttcagtgattagaaactccagggagagctggacagtacaaggtcttcagagaagaagcccccctcagtcataACTTtaagggggctgggccgcacccaAGTCaagactcctggatgcccttgtattgccgcctttttttttcttttttcttttttctgttttatctctggtcctcagcaggttcaaacccgcgcctccagggttgTCGCCACTTCAGGaatgagtcaccttttctggcagacgtttcaaCCACTGAACtgtcgtacgcctagtttgagtagagaaattcctcgaccagatccagctggaatacgtttctgctgcttctgccattgccttgagagcctatctctgccagaaatcgacagctgtttcatgaggcagTAGGCAGATGccctcacaaaccctcttgcaccaatctctatggcgaggactttggcttggaagacagattctctcaggctgctggctagactagcgtacttctcggtcttgtagatgtgggcttcctccattctgctttcgtatggcacagtgagctcaatcagaatcgcttgtttcgttgccttggtgTGGAGTacaatgtcaggtctcatgccgctcttgctgatgatttccgggtgtttcttcccctcttgtaggtcagctgtgcattctcaatcttcggcaccatcaagcagcccacgtttccgtgctttggatgttacagctatTCCTGGCCAGacattattgccttctgcagggcggaactctactggaacttctggtggggttggtgctccttggacagtgctcaccacatgCGCAATTTCTTTtaacacttggttgtgcctccatgtgtaccgtccttggctcaacaccgctttgcatgagctgaggacatgttccattgtttgttttccatggcagagtgggcacaaagggtcatctgctttcctccATTTCACCAAATTTGTATTGGAGGGATCACAgagaccaaccccccccccccacacacacacacacaggatggctAAATggccctcgtcgatcccgacggacgaaccacattcgagggaaggaggtcgtacacagatcttagaaTCAAGCTGATCCTCCgtggggccatgttccacatatcgctccagctgaggctcctttggagtgcattttcccatgttgtccactgcccttgctggactgccttctggactcttttatcatcctcttccttcttgatcttctgtatgatcatgtttctttttgttttcccctttgccttggaccaccattccatctttgtcgatcccatgacctgtttgttggtttgggtgtgccCTATCATTTCCTTTCTCATaagactttctttcgctgcactgactgcctccgtgactttccattttctgccagtcttaaGCGTGgcttggttggatctcacaacgctgtctcctgagtcttcgagcatgctgagaagtcttgccttcccagccttgtattcttcgacaagggatttcaAAGGTAGCCTCAGTTTtacttggcgacagtagagtgccacgtctgTGAGACCAGGTgagacaccaagccatttgcgtgtgtacttgctGATCTTTCGTCTCAATCGattcgactgtgctacagctgatatatataatatcaacagaggccacaggagctttggtatcagcatagacggtgggcaccacactttgtattgccaggaaggccacactggtctatgatatgcaggccttcttctgctgtctgcttggtttcctttcctctttttgtatctttcagggactcatcataccatctttcAAGGCTCTTGAATGGTTCATCTGACactgttggaatggcttggttggctacagtgaatgtgaccgtttcagctacctttcctttatgcagagagaggctccgtgatttccTTGGTtggaagttcatcctggctgaggcaactagcatGTCCAACCGCTATgttcaaatttggtattgacagacaaagtatttccagaaaaaatggtaatgttaaagtttaccatggacacacagacaaccgaacaccggtttataacagactcactttgtttacacaagtgagtcaaaaaatgttaTCTGGAATAAtgttatatgtctctctctctctctctctctctctctctctctctctctgtatgtatgtatatatatatatatatgtatatatgtatatatatatatatatatatatatatatatatatatatatatatatataatcactgtgtgtgcgtgtgtgtctgtgtgtgtgttttacatttgcgcgtgcgcgcgcgggtgtgtgtgtatgtgtgtgtgcgtgtgcgaatgtgtgcgtgactgtgtgtgtgtgtgtgtgtgtgtagaccaacAAGCATTGGGAGAACCTCCAAAGGGAGCATATCGCTGGTCCCCTATGCGGTGGTACTGGGCCGGTTACTACCAAGTGCAATAAACAGATACAGCTGTTTGACGATCCCTGCGACCCATGTGACGTTGTCGACCCTGAGTTTTACGAGGTAAAATAAGGGATTATGCTATTAACAGGTTAAAGCTGGGGGATTAATCAGGGGATTATGATAGTACAGGCGAATGTAGGGGACTGTATATAACAGGATAAGGCAGGGGACTATGGCTATCATAGGGTAAGGCAGGGCACTATGACTTTCGGGGTAAGGTAGTGGATTATGACTATTACGGGATAAGGCAAGGGACTATGGCTATCATAGGGTAAGGCAGGGCACTATGACTTATGGGGTAAGGTTGGGGACTATGACTATTACGGGATAAGGCAAGGGACTATGGCTATCATAGGGTAAGGCAGGGGACTATGACTATTTAAGGGTAAGGCAGGGGACTATAACCTATGGGTTAAGGCGGGGGACTATGACTATTAAAGGGCAAGGCAGGGGACTATGACTGTTAAAGGGCAAGGCAGGGGACTATGACTATTAAAGGGTAAGGCAGGGGACTATGAGTATTATGGGGTAAGGTAGGGGACTATAACCTATGGGTTAAGGCGGGGGACTATGGCTATTAAAGGGTAAGGCAGGGGACTATGACTATTAAAGGGTAAGGCAGGGGACTATGACTATTATGGGTAAAGCTGCGGACTAGGACTACTAATGCTGCAAGCTAGGAGAACCTTACgcttctccctgtccctctgtaatttcatttcctgtctgttggtttgtaatgggtaacagcgagagagacagggaggcaagagagaaagaaggcgcgtgcgaccgagagagagagagagagagagattgaaaattGAAGaatgaagatggtttattcacattaggcctcagcccctcgtgaaggggaatgtgaacaataactAACAGGCTATAAACAATCATGAACAAAAGGAATGGATAAGATACAGAAATAGATATTACAGCTCTTTCATGCAGACTATGAAACAGCAAGTTCTCAATACGTAAAGGCTTTATAAAGATATATAATGTTTCTAACAACGCTATAGGCTTTATAAAGATATATAATGTTTCTAACAACGCTATCGTCAGTACAAGATAATAAAGCCAATTTAAAGAGGCAAGGGTGTCGATAATATTTGGgtcgaatatatttttttttctgtattatcTTTGAGCGCTTCACAATAGAGAACAAATtgtacttcatcttcctttgattgttTACACATATGACACATTAACTCAGAATCTCGAACTTTTTTGTATCCGTGATACCTAGTCTAAACTAAAATGTCTGTCCAGATTTAAACGCAGGTATGGTTTTATACCATGCAAAACACaaaacgtgttatatatatataatctttcgcTTGTGTGAATATGTCGATTCCAGTCCTGCCATTGCCGAAAAGCATTTACAAAGCCAACTTCACAACCCACTCCCTGACTTAACCATACATGTCCAAACCCAtactcaaacaaacaaagcaacgaatacggatgttttattcaatataggccatggtccctcatgaaggggtggtataAATGAACATtgcagaggtaatatattcagataatttatgtaacataacacagttgtaacctgaaaatgagaaaaaagacATTATCTGCATTTCgtcttattcacacagaataacaaaatAGCGGAAAACTAgtacacactcaactgcatattgtttttcttatctttaaggctttatacaagtcaGTTGCTAGCTGTTTAtgaacgtgttccttagtggatgacataagcaaatacagtctgaacaaggagggctgcctatgaaattttgaaggtatcagctgatttctaagatcacgtaa from Babylonia areolata isolate BAREFJ2019XMU chromosome 18, ASM4173473v1, whole genome shotgun sequence encodes:
- the LOC143291870 gene encoding cAMP-dependent protein kinase catalytic subunit-like produces the protein MAASSPLNGQFNCVAQCPPGEPVELQFQYMGAKTEGTFGKVALVSVGWRNGGAMMTLMQRFKVWDECAKHLLMTEFRILREARRGPFLARLLSGFQSRSSLYLLREHYSNGSLQDHIVAKTTFTGQQMTVLAAQMCEALEFLHERSIVHRDVKPENIMFTFDGHSRLVNFQSAFYLTDPSGKKSQALGGTISFWAPELFHTPPVQRLVYLSNNPSPPPDNDEENNDNDEDEDEPAWYDQMVDWWALGLTILNTVMRKNVMEPPRLDDDAHCMMIVAQNIRCYKMNQKIDDMFTAYSWFSRGLKLFVLDLMKISPDERLGRHVDGLSTAKEHQLFRKRLLPTNKHWENLQREHIAGPLCGGTGPVTTKCNKQIQLFDDPCDPCDVVDPEFYEGYILSYVPLEAIPDSDSDSEDEKTSGNESH